The Drosophila nasuta strain 15112-1781.00 chromosome 2R, ASM2355853v1, whole genome shotgun sequence genome segment aaataGCGCATAAGCATTAAACCTAACTTAAATTGCACATTAATTTTGAAGTGTATTTAGCACAAGAATTgtataaaacaacaacaaaacgataAGAAAACAAAGTTAAATTGAGAACGTTAACGAAAATTGTAATCTATatattgcaaaacaaattgtagATGTATTGTATAATTAGTCATAACGGTTTTAGAATGAAAAGAAACCGCACcgcaaaatgcttttaaattgTCAGCTTTTTTCAttggcaaattgcaattggaaaaagtgaaacatttttttttaaattgtatgtacattactattttaattattattattattatcattattactattatttttattcttgtaCTATTTTCTGGCTTTTTTACACTGTTGtctatttaatttgaataaacaaatttaatttatataaataccaCACATAATTATATACAGTTGTTAGACGGATCGTTcagcaaataaacaacacaacaacaagtgcaaaaCTGTCTatcgaacaacaacagcaataaacatttgcaatttaaaacagaatgaaaattatgatacACAAAACTGTCTTCCACTGTTGCTGCAATACTTGATTTATCAATATtctaattgtttttttatgattatttttacaaatttaattttaaattacgtAGCTCTGTGGAGTTTtgcttatttaattgtataaataGAGTGTGTGACTGcgtttaattgtaaattaaataaatacattttggctttcaacaataattattatactaCCATATTTTATGTTAGATTGTACACTTAGTTATTAAACAagctttaaacaaatttgaaagcaTTGACAACAAATATTCAATGGCGTAATTCTCGATAATTATTTcgcaagcaaaagcagaagcaaaatgaaatgccagaaactttgtattattatatgtgTGCAACTTGAAGTGTTGTGTCTGTTAAACGTGCaaatgtattgtatttttctttcaatctaattttgatttatcctattttttaaattgtatgcatGTATCAAATGTTCTCCATATTCGATATAAGATATTCTCCCTAAATTATGCTAgaatctgttttttttttattttgcgcaGTCTCTTAATTCACTTTGCCATAGTTAATGATCTAAtgcagacacaaacacacacccacacagacactcttttaatttgtgtaatggttagttattaaataaattgattacaACTTTTTAAAGCTGcacttaattataatttaattatagttaTTTTAGTCTTTATGTTTCCTACAATTagttgaaaacaaaattttatatgataaaaacattttagagtgttaatgttaatcaaaaacaaaaaaaaaagaataaaacaaagtttatAAGCAAATTATGCGTGTGAAATTATTGCAGAGATGCATTAACAAAtgattataaattaaagtaaaaagaGTATGCATAAAACTCGAGCACACTGAAATCATTGGTgatcttttttgttgcttcgaAAAATACTAGAATCTGAATTTAGTATTTGGTTTGAACACATCTTAAAACTAAGCAAAACTAAGCATTACTGATAAGCGACTAAACACGCTACACCGGAACTCAGATAGCGAATTTGTGCCAATGAATACTCTATTAAAATCATACTCGTAATACGTAACAAATACAAGCAAGCTCTAGTGTAATAGAACCCAACCCTGATTCCAATTCCAATCTGAACACACtgaatggatggatggataATCCAATCATACTTCCTTCCATAACTCTGTCGGCATTCAAATTAGTCAATTAAGATAAGTGCAAGCCGCTAATATATTGGGCAAAACATAGAATCGCAATGTATAATTCACCACAAAAGAACTTGACATACTAGTTTTAGCTACcagcaaaaagagaaaaactgGAGAACTTATACTTCAAATACAAATCGTATACAATGAAAATCAAGATGAAAACCCCTTTTGGCAAATCAACAATTTCGAcccaacaaaatttttatgatGCAAAACTGGAACAGAACAAACAATGAACCAGAGagtaaacaaaaagaaaaagaaaacaaatctCGATGACATCCTCACATATACTCAAACCAAAAATGGCGTTTCGGatacaaaattctaaaattcaGGTATTAAAAACAGATAGTGTTGTATAATGTTACATttttgaaagcaaaataaaatatttagctatttataaaaaaaaaccaaaaatgagaaaaacgtaaaaaaaaaattgatgaaAAATATGGAACAAGTGAGTAAAATTTGCAGAAGCTTGTGTAAAATTTACAAGGTGCTTTTACAAGTTATTGTAGAAACCACATTTTGAAGGATATAagtcatacatatgtactatatattttttcaaagacccccaaacaaaacaaaaaaaaaaaaaaaaaagaaaacaaaaatataaaccacaactgtattttaaatgcttttaaagAACACtcgaatttcaaatgaaaatgaaactaGAATTCTGCTGTAAATGATTCGCAGAGATTCAAATTGAAGAtgtttttatagtttttaatcTGGAAATGTGTACTTACTTAAGTATTGTAGATCGGGGTTAAAAAGATTCgaaatatatgcaaaaaacaatttgatgAAATTTCTAGAGGCAATCcttaaaaagaaacagaaagcataaataaaaaaaaattatattacaaaaaccaaaacaaaataaaaacgttacaaaaaaaaaaaacaatgttgtttgcaatttgtttggttgattgttaaacaaatatactTAACTACATGCATATTGAAATGTGCTTATATTAAGTAATTAATTGCacaattcttaaattaagTTGAGTGCAAGTAGTGAAATTCCATTCGAATTATAATTTGCTAACGACCTGAACGctttgtaaaaaaatataaaaaaaagagaatgcTACAGAaatcaatattataaaatgattaacaaagtatttcatttgtgtGAACGTATGTAATTACTAAGCAGTTATTGTGaacatatttttaagcaaacaaacaaattacaaattacgacatacatacatatttagtatatacatacatacacacacatatataaatatatatatatacaatagcatatttataaatatttaatatttaatacaaatgtGTGCTGACCGTTGCATATTTTTCGGGAAGAGGCTTTCAAAATGCATTCACACAAACTTTCATGTACAACTCGATTTGCAGCAggatatttgcattttttatggaCACACGGCTCCACTCATTagatgcacacacacgcacacacaaacatacacacatactcacacccacacacacacttacctGCCACATGAACGACTACACGTGCAACAAAAagtttatacatatacatacataaattataataaatttattgaataaaatgaaaattgcattcataacaaaaaataattcagTTCTGTTCAATGTGACTTGTTGAGATTGGATCGGGAAGAAAGTTCCTTCCTCTAGACGTCAGTTTCCTCGGGAACAGCTACAGGTAACTCTGCCTGAACAGAGCTCTCGATGATGGCACGAAGGGAGCTCAGAATGCTGATGTCGGCACAGTTCTTAAAGTTTTCTTGGGCACCACAGCCCATGGCACCGCTGCCATCCTCACACACTCCCCAGTTATTGCCTAGCATGGAATTGGTAAGTTCAATTTGATGGATAGACTTTCATAGTACTCGACAACTTACCCGCTGTGTAAGTCCAACGGAGAACGCAGTGCTTGCAGGTGACGCCACTGGGCACTTGCAAGGTGGCAACAATGCTGCCCGTTGTGGATCCAATATCTAAGCGATCGCTGTTAtcggcaaacagcaaacgatGCTGGTTGAAACAGTCCTCAGACTCACTTCCAGCCTCATCCAAGTTGCACAAATGGAAGCTAAAGTAGCCCAAATGATTTGCGGTTATCTGCACGGTTACGTCGAATGTGCTCACTCCAATGTAGCTGTTGACAATCACACCCTGACCATATGTGCCGCCGTTCTCATTGGGTCTCGGCTGGCTGAGACTGTAATCGTCTCCACACAGTCCACACTGGCCATCGTTCTCTGTTTGTTTCTGCAAATAAGATTTCGACAATACTTAGCAAAAGGGTTTGGCAAACGAATATAACCAAATCTATTAAGaaatcaaaacagtgcggtatttttgttgatatatACCAActtattataccaaataataatacaacataccaaaaatactgcaatatatatcaatttaatataaaaataatactgcaatataccaaattaatataccacgaataatatattataccaaaaatactactaCATACCAACAGATGTATTTCGTACATCGATAGTAAGGGTTTAAGAACAATgtcttaaataatttcaattcattttacttacatataaaatttatcaaaagaaatatatgttGTCAACGTtgtcaatatatgtatatgtattgtCAATCTAAGCAATTGGGTCCTAACTTCTGGTTCGGAGATGGCTCACTCAGTCTGTTCCTTACATTTTCTTTCGACACAGAATAACTAGTATACCAGTTAGAAATAGTACATACCCAAAAGCCGCCGCAATAGAGTGCATTATCATCATAGTTTTTGGAAGCTGAGGTATCGTAGCGCCAACGTGAGGATCGACCCACTGGACTCAACATCATGCCATGGCCTTCAATTTGGCCGATAGCACTGCACATTAGCAATACTAAAGTCGTAATACTAATCGGATTcattttgcttaaaattttctttttcactGAACCCCAAACCCCATGGGCCAAGGCTTATATACTAGTCCATGGCTTCGGCCTTATCAGTTATCACTCGACAATAGTCACCATTATTAAGGAAGGTTTGgattttttgaaattgtttttacaGTGCCGCTTATATGATTCTTATCAGTTTCTTTTACTATATACTCTACGTTTATGAGCTTCAAATTTTGGGGAATCGTATCATTTTAACAATTTGGCCTCAAATTTTATTGAACAAAACAACTATGACACACTCAAATAATCCGAAAGATATGCGCCGTTTTCAACAATATTGACTCATTaacttataaaattaattgcaatttctcttaagattattttttatactacattttttttttattttactcgTTAAATTTATTACCTTTCTTTTGCTATTGACATATTAACACATCTAgctttaacaaaataatattggATATTATTACTCTATGATTTCAAATgttatctttttattattcataatgGTAGCATTTCACGCAGTTTTCAATAAGTAGGTTAACTCTGTTTTTTTCAAAGTTTACTATTGAAAGCTTCAGCAAAACATGAGCAATGAAGGAACTACCCCAAGATAAGCTTGATAAGCAAGCGCCGTagcaaaattgtttcaattagTATTGCCGCTAATTCTAACACAATAAAACTGATTTCCAAATCTGAGACATAAGATTTTGCGCTTTTATgaaaaaaaacccaaatactatatattaatggtgatcatatttttttcttgacactttttaaattttaatagctAGGCGCTCGAATTTTGGTAAAAAGTTGCGTGAAGTTTGAAATGCTATTGTTGtaatgatatttattttagtaaatacattgattgattaaatatttaatttaaatttaaagatgaACCACAAGATATCCTgcattttattcatattttttattttggtatctaataataatgaaaaacatttaagaaatttatagTCGACTGTACTCGACTGTAAAATACCCtgtacccattttgaataaaatcaaaacagtgcgttattaatttgaatattattattattaatagttttaaagccaaattaaaataagaaaaatatattaaaggcaatatttggtatatacaacattcaaaatataccatagaaagcaaaatatattagatcgtcaaccaaagcaaggcgtttttgccaataaaaaaatatttttttaataataataacttcgacaatgTTTATCTGCTCTCAACCAATTATCGAAtctgaaatattatataatagatattatgtatttaccaaaaaagctttaattaattgcgtttgttattcgagttttgtcaatttgtgggggcggaagtgggcgtggcaatcATTTGTAACAAACTTGATATGCGtacaagcataacaaatgctgtcgaaaaaattatggtttcatctcttatagtctctgaaatccagtgtttcatacggacagacagacagacagaagaaTAAACGAACAGACGGTTCGAGCATGTTGtcaaaatttaatgatttcatTCTCATGCGAGCATTTTGGCGAACGAATTTGACGACGAACTCTCCATTAACGGGAAcaatacaattatacaaggtagtctcgtcggaaaaAGCTTTCGTCAGtgcgttttcgtttttcgacGCAAGAGGTTGTCTGCGGACGAATTTTTTTCCTGCAATTAACCCTTGTGCAAAATGACATTTTGCAATGTATGCCGTAGACACGGatagaattaaaacatttagagaattagagaattctcatatatattattaatattgttcatAAACAacttacattttaaaaatatgtcaattAGACATTAATATTAGCTTCAAAATAcgtaaatattaatatcatcATCTAAGGGCTAATGCGCATTTCATTGTCGTCTCGCTCACACTGCTGTGCTGAGATTctttcactcgcactcattGTTATGATTATAGAGGGAGTGCTTTtgccgacgagactaccttgtattAGTGTATCATGGACAACCTCTTGCGTCGAAATACGAATGCGCACTGACGAAAGCTAttttccgacgagactaccttgtataattgtatcataaCCTTGTGTACCACGCTCGCCAACATGCTCGCCTGTGGATGGCCTGCTTAAGAGTGAAAGTCGCTCGCCATCAACTGACGATGCGAACGATAGTGGTAATTCGATCGTGCGTCGTCGTTTGAATGCGGCCAAAAAGCTGCCAGTGTAGTATGTGCATTAGGGCGGGTCAATTTGTTCCTGTCAAAAAAATCCTGAAAATCGTCCCCCATAATCGGAATCTACGAAGAATTCTAAGAAAATTTCACCATGAAACCATGTGTCTAAAATGAATTCCTAGTCCGCGCCGTGAAGCTTAAAGATTGCACTATGAGGTACATAAGGTATTTCGAGGTATTTAAggcattttaatgtatttaaaaaaaaatacgcatTTTCCAATTATGTTGGAGTCAATTCtgattcatttttttacaacaaattttataatttttttttaaatttatttaacttataattttttttttaattcaacaaaatgaGCCAAACTTGCCATGTACTGAGCCACATATAAGAAAGTAGGAGCAATGCGTCTGTAACTTTTTAACGAAGTAAGGTATCGgtctgaaaattgaaatatatatt includes the following:
- the LOC132787255 gene encoding uncharacterized protein LOC132787255; amino-acid sequence: MNPISITTLVLLMCSAIGQIEGHGMMLSPVGRSSRWRYDTSASKNYDDNALYCGGFWKQTENDGQCGLCGDDYSLSQPRPNENGGTYGQGVIVNSYIGVSTFDVTVQITANHLGYFSFHLCNLDEAGSESEDCFNQHRLLFADNSDRLDIGSTTGSIVATLQVPSGVTCKHCVLRWTYTAGNNWGVCEDGSGAMGCGAQENFKNCADISILSSLRAIIESSVQAELPVAVPEETDV